A DNA window from Candidatus Saccharibacteria bacterium oral taxon 955 contains the following coding sequences:
- a CDS encoding HAD-IIIA family hydrolase — protein MNKNNTKAVIFDGDGTLWRPTGADKNSRPDSIYKGDQVEKHSHNNLSLVDGVYDFLKNLRACGYKIFIVSAHPVPGPEALEELKAKIVNLNIKRFVDGFFCSDGSDRNGKTYVIRDIVRDFNLDARNVYMVGDSYYYDYEAGINAGVNSFFIKNDYCKQSVPLPDDVQVIDNVTDLSYR, from the coding sequence ATGAATAAAAATAACACAAAAGCAGTAATTTTTGATGGTGACGGTACGCTTTGGCGGCCTACTGGCGCGGATAAAAATTCCCGGCCAGATAGTATCTATAAAGGTGATCAGGTTGAGAAACATAGCCATAACAACTTAAGCTTAGTCGATGGCGTGTATGATTTCCTGAAAAATCTTCGGGCTTGCGGATATAAAATATTTATTGTTTCAGCCCACCCTGTCCCAGGACCAGAAGCACTTGAAGAGTTGAAAGCCAAGATCGTTAATCTTAATATCAAGAGGTTTGTTGATGGATTTTTCTGTTCGGACGGTAGCGATAGAAATGGCAAAACGTATGTGATACGAGATATCGTACGAGATTTTAATCTTGATGCTAGAAATGTATATATGGTCGGCGACAGCTACTATTATGATTACGAAGCTGGCATTAACGCTGGGGTAAACAGTTTTTTCATAAAAAACGACTATTGCAAGCAGTCTGTACCATTACCAGACGATGTGCAGGTTATTGATAATGTTACGGATCTGTCTTATCGTTAA
- a CDS encoding DUF1697 domain-containing protein, with the protein MRYILLLRGINVGGKNKVSMNDLTASLEGLGYQDVVTYINSGNVIFDTDDGLTTIKENVAGILERFPFTIKHVILTKEEYLGEVSGLPEWWYQPLARKDVLFYTDDVDPENMKDRISQMPLHDEVVHFGKKAVFWGKYTEKEFLRTSYHKLLMKEKFYPLITIRNGRTFDRLGEMLG; encoded by the coding sequence ATGAGATATATCCTGTTGCTCCGGGGTATCAATGTTGGCGGTAAAAATAAAGTCTCGATGAACGACCTTACGGCAAGCCTCGAAGGGTTGGGGTATCAGGATGTTGTTACGTATATCAATAGCGGTAATGTCATATTTGATACTGATGATGGCCTGACGACAATCAAAGAGAATGTTGCTGGCATATTGGAGCGTTTTCCGTTTACCATCAAACACGTCATTTTGACGAAAGAAGAGTATTTAGGTGAAGTGTCTGGTCTACCAGAGTGGTGGTACCAGCCTCTGGCGCGGAAAGATGTATTATTCTATACCGATGATGTTGACCCTGAGAATATGAAAGATAGGATTAGCCAAATGCCGCTTCATGATGAGGTTGTTCATTTTGGCAAAAAGGCAGTCTTTTGGGGTAAGTATACGGAGAAAGAATTTTTGCGTACCTCATACCATAAGTTACTAATGAAAGAAAAGTTTTACCCACTGATCACTATTCGCAATGGGCGAACATTCGACAGATTAGGCGAGATGCTGGGGTAG
- a CDS encoding TetR family transcriptional regulator produces MDKRQALKTAAYDVFSKKGYKKAGISEIAKRAGLAVGSFYNYYDGKETIFLDVYVEENNRIRQAMMDDIDWQQDLVELVRQIFEQSRSLVSSNKILAEWHNPAVSRTLRGYYSSGKGKATNTFHQFLVETFTGRMVAEGYSEEKIQNILQVYNLFYYMDIHITEGDFPGISRTLEILATNFVKGIFTS; encoded by the coding sequence TTGGACAAAAGACAAGCATTAAAAACAGCTGCCTATGATGTCTTCTCAAAAAAGGGATATAAGAAGGCCGGTATCTCAGAAATTGCTAAACGTGCTGGGTTAGCAGTCGGTTCTTTTTACAACTACTACGACGGCAAAGAAACTATCTTTCTGGATGTGTACGTTGAAGAAAACAATCGCATTCGCCAAGCGATGATGGACGACATTGATTGGCAGCAGGATTTGGTTGAGCTTGTGAGGCAGATTTTTGAACAGTCACGAAGCCTCGTTTCGTCCAACAAAATTCTGGCGGAATGGCATAATCCAGCCGTCTCTCGCACACTACGTGGTTATTATTCTTCAGGTAAGGGTAAAGCTACGAACACCTTCCATCAATTTTTGGTCGAGACCTTTACTGGTCGCATGGTAGCAGAAGGATATTCAGAGGAAAAGATTCAGAATATTTTACAGGTTTATAATTTGTTTTACTACATGGATATACATATCACTGAAGGCGATTTTCCAGGTATCAGTAGGACGCTGGAAATACTTGCCACTAACTTTGTTAAAGGTATTTTTACATCATGA
- a CDS encoding ferredoxin reductase, protein MKRSKKMVIIVISILTVIGLATWGVIAYLGKGQTLSVKSIENPSGDLHVIRLAKPDTMTWKAGSYAKITLPSTASGGGKSDHKGEQTSRWLSIASSPEDNEIIILTHNSGSPYKKALTSLPAGSQVKMSWLEPSLSVTDGNEPLVCFASDVGISAIRPIVRQWAGKRPVILYHLDKGVKVFDKELSELANKTANMTYETSASLSQSQERFKQAIDRYGNKAQYLVAGQPDDVKTMKKLLGDNAMHDNVKSSTFRGLK, encoded by the coding sequence ATGAAAAGGAGTAAAAAAATGGTAATCATCGTTATATCTATTCTTACAGTTATAGGCCTTGCCACTTGGGGTGTCATCGCCTACTTAGGGAAAGGCCAAACGTTATCGGTCAAATCTATCGAAAACCCTAGCGGAGACCTTCATGTCATTCGCCTAGCAAAGCCTGATACTATGACATGGAAGGCGGGCTCTTATGCCAAGATCACGCTACCCAGTACGGCATCTGGTGGTGGAAAGAGTGATCATAAGGGCGAACAGACAAGCCGTTGGCTGAGTATCGCCTCTAGTCCTGAGGATAATGAAATTATTATCCTAACCCACAATAGCGGTAGTCCTTATAAAAAAGCTTTGACTAGCCTACCAGCAGGTAGTCAGGTCAAGATGAGTTGGCTGGAACCTTCTTTGTCAGTTACAGACGGTAACGAGCCACTGGTTTGCTTCGCGTCTGATGTCGGTATCTCAGCAATACGACCAATTGTCAGGCAGTGGGCCGGTAAACGCCCTGTCATTCTCTATCACCTAGACAAGGGAGTAAAGGTCTTTGACAAGGAACTCTCAGAGCTAGCAAACAAAACAGCCAATATGACTTATGAGACCAGTGCTAGCCTTTCTCAAAGCCAAGAACGCTTCAAGCAGGCGATTGATAGATATGGCAACAAGGCTCAATATCTCGTGGCAGGACAGCCCGACGATGTGAAAACGATGAAGAAACTCCTTGGAGACAACGCTATGCATGATAACGTCAAATCAAGTACTTTTCGGGGGTTGAAGTAG
- a CDS encoding TIGR03943 family protein, which produces MYSKFIRRLNKLDEWSGVLLVLIASVATIWLFFEEKLRWYIHPRYEIFSLILAVAGAVLAVIAIIVISRDYHKKTQKKSRIYVSTVIVVTSTFILLVIKPAALTSLTVGQRVMNSGANATNDATESAILKERGGYANFTVKDWALLLSQSSDPKQYQNKPVKVSGFITSSGDENVFFVSRFVVTCCVMDARPVGVPVYSPGWRKTLSIDQWVEVSGVFIANPGNSSSDHTVLSPDYIRPIDKEKNQYVY; this is translated from the coding sequence ATGTATTCTAAGTTTATACGGCGACTTAACAAACTGGACGAATGGAGTGGCGTCTTGCTTGTCCTGATTGCTAGCGTTGCTACAATTTGGTTATTTTTTGAAGAAAAGCTCAGATGGTATATTCACCCGAGGTACGAGATCTTTTCACTAATATTAGCAGTAGCTGGGGCTGTACTAGCTGTCATTGCTATAATTGTTATCTCTAGGGATTATCACAAAAAAACCCAAAAAAAGAGTCGAATCTATGTGTCAACGGTAATAGTTGTCACATCGACATTTATTTTGTTAGTGATAAAACCAGCTGCGTTAACCAGCTTGACAGTGGGTCAACGTGTTATGAATAGTGGCGCAAATGCGACAAACGACGCCACGGAGTCTGCAATTCTCAAGGAAAGGGGAGGTTATGCAAACTTCACTGTCAAGGATTGGGCGCTACTATTGTCTCAATCTAGCGATCCGAAACAATACCAAAACAAGCCAGTCAAAGTTAGTGGATTCATTACATCGAGTGGTGATGAAAACGTCTTTTTTGTTTCGCGTTTTGTAGTGACCTGTTGCGTGATGGATGCTCGTCCCGTCGGCGTGCCAGTTTATAGCCCTGGTTGGCGAAAGACACTATCGATAGATCAGTGGGTGGAGGTCAGTGGAGTATTTATCGCCAATCCAGGCAATAGCTCTTCTGATCATACCGTATTGTCGCCTGATTATATTCGTCCGATTGACAAGGAGAAAAACCAATATGTCTATTAA
- a CDS encoding permease — protein sequence MPKQVQDFITLSLGVIIEALPFVMLGLFFSIIVRLWLPHDWLLKYLPKQPFLRRALISLLGVFMPVCECGNVPLARGLLAKGLTPAESLTFLLAAPILNPVTIITTQQAFSDDNTVLITRILGGFLIANLIGWIYSSTRQDAMLRPEFIAICKEKKDNSNKLVDALHFFKHETRSMMPALVIGAMVAGFIQVVVPRETILLLGNSPAWSVLVMAVLAFVVSICSSVDAFFALAFRGSFTSGSLVSFLTFGPMIDVKMLSLMRTTYRRNILLQVSVLVFLMSMLIGLVVNYVF from the coding sequence TTGCCAAAGCAAGTACAAGATTTTATAACCCTAAGCCTGGGTGTCATTATCGAGGCGCTACCTTTCGTTATGCTTGGGTTATTTTTTTCTATCATTGTTCGTTTGTGGCTGCCTCATGACTGGTTGCTAAAGTACTTGCCGAAGCAACCATTCCTGCGCCGTGCTCTCATCTCACTGCTCGGGGTGTTTATGCCGGTTTGTGAGTGCGGCAACGTGCCATTAGCACGTGGGCTGCTTGCCAAAGGTTTAACGCCAGCAGAATCTCTCACATTTCTTTTGGCAGCACCAATACTAAATCCTGTGACTATCATCACAACTCAGCAGGCATTCTCTGACGATAACACTGTACTGATCACCAGAATTCTGGGTGGTTTTTTGATCGCCAATCTCATTGGCTGGATATATAGCTCAACACGGCAAGATGCTATGTTGCGCCCAGAATTTATTGCTATTTGCAAAGAGAAAAAAGACAATTCAAATAAGCTCGTTGACGCGCTACATTTTTTCAAGCATGAAACGCGCAGTATGATGCCCGCGTTGGTGATTGGTGCAATGGTAGCTGGTTTTATCCAGGTTGTAGTACCGCGCGAAACGATATTGCTGCTTGGGAATAGTCCGGCATGGTCTGTTTTGGTTATGGCGGTCCTGGCTTTTGTTGTGTCTATTTGTTCTAGCGTTGATGCGTTTTTTGCTTTGGCATTCCGTGGTTCTTTTACGTCCGGTTCACTGGTTAGTTTCTTGACGTTCGGTCCGATGATTGATGTCAAAATGCTGAGCTTGATGCGTACGACGTATCGTCGAAATATACTTTTACAGGTCTCTGTGTTGGTGTTTTTGATGTCTATGTTGATTGGACTGGTGGTAAATTATGTATTCTAA
- a CDS encoding NUDIX domain-containing protein, which yields MKLNFDWDKDGKYHQYCIKCHSETVHREYIDGKTFYRCETCNALEKRSIVIDPAVNWWIADDGEYWHESVGVFVKAPDNTYLFFKRTIFPFVLTVPSGHVDTGENPEVAARRELLEEVGLIADVKHISSDDIIGDSCRRGCDAHKWHAYLVELDEKPEIKVKEEGGNPVWLTFEEVLSKELSFPVTYVINNHKDEFDKR from the coding sequence ATGAAATTGAATTTTGACTGGGATAAAGACGGCAAGTACCATCAGTACTGCATAAAGTGTCACTCAGAAACGGTTCATAGGGAGTATATTGATGGAAAAACTTTCTATCGCTGCGAAACATGTAACGCCCTTGAAAAAAGATCTATAGTGATAGACCCAGCTGTAAATTGGTGGATAGCGGATGATGGAGAATACTGGCACGAGAGTGTGGGAGTTTTTGTTAAGGCGCCTGATAATACATATCTCTTCTTCAAAAGAACGATATTCCCATTCGTTCTCACGGTCCCATCGGGACACGTCGATACCGGGGAAAACCCTGAGGTGGCGGCACGCAGAGAACTTTTAGAGGAGGTTGGTCTTATAGCGGACGTCAAACATATTTCGTCCGATGATATAATCGGTGACTCATGTCGAAGAGGGTGCGATGCGCATAAATGGCATGCGTATTTAGTAGAGCTAGATGAAAAGCCTGAAATCAAGGTGAAAGAAGAGGGTGGAAATCCTGTTTGGCTGACATTCGAAGAAGTGTTGTCAAAGGAATTGTCTTTTCCCGTAACATATGTCATAAACAACCATAAAGATGAGTTCGACAAGCGATAG
- a CDS encoding exopolysaccharide biosynthesis polyprenyl glycosylphosphotransferase has protein sequence MPSRNTKFYSLMLMAADAIVLAIVFAVAYYVRTQIDTRTLLHSVYASEYIFGFLAIAPVWILIFASLGLYSSGVYGRRLVEWSRVILGTFIGILLVIGWEYVTNIHIFPARLVALYVFIGSTVAIILVREIIRDVRNELYRYGRGVSRVLIIGNSPATADIIEALQSTHKSGYQVVAFAGPSKLISPHLGITHYSRVEQALKDINKLHITTIIQTDLYDSEDRNHQILGAAQVNHIQYNFIPGEPEFYTGKNTVDVFLGYPMITVSQTPLVGWGAIIKRLFDFVLVVITLPLWGLILLLISLLQKIFNPGPIFYRSKRLSQFSKPIELFKFRSMGAQYGKKDASLEFEDMGRPDLADEYRKNHKVNNDPRITRFGKFLRDTSLDELPQFINVLRGDLSLVGPRPILPQEVKFNRTRTALLHSVKSGVTGLWQVSGRSELSFEERIELELYYAQNWSFWLDLRILFKTIGVVLRKTGAK, from the coding sequence ATGCCGTCGCGAAATACAAAGTTCTACAGTCTCATGCTGATGGCCGCCGATGCAATCGTGCTTGCGATCGTTTTTGCTGTTGCTTATTATGTGCGTACACAAATTGACACCAGAACACTCCTTCACTCTGTCTATGCTTCAGAGTATATTTTTGGCTTTCTTGCTATCGCCCCTGTTTGGATTCTGATATTTGCGTCACTTGGACTATATTCGAGTGGTGTATATGGACGACGCTTGGTCGAGTGGAGTCGAGTGATACTCGGAACATTCATCGGTATCCTACTCGTTATCGGCTGGGAGTACGTCACTAATATTCATATTTTTCCGGCTCGCTTGGTCGCACTCTATGTCTTTATCGGCTCGACCGTTGCTATAATATTAGTTCGCGAAATTATCCGCGATGTAAGAAATGAGCTTTATCGATACGGACGAGGAGTTAGTCGAGTCCTGATTATCGGCAACTCTCCCGCCACCGCTGATATCATCGAGGCTCTACAAAGCACCCACAAATCCGGTTATCAAGTTGTCGCCTTTGCTGGGCCGTCAAAACTTATTTCACCTCACTTAGGGATTACTCACTACAGCCGGGTTGAGCAGGCTCTCAAAGATATCAATAAGCTTCACATCACAACAATTATCCAGACAGACCTGTACGACAGCGAAGATCGTAATCATCAAATTCTCGGTGCGGCGCAGGTCAATCATATTCAATACAACTTTATACCTGGTGAGCCAGAGTTTTATACTGGCAAAAATACCGTAGACGTATTTCTTGGCTACCCAATGATAACCGTCAGTCAAACGCCACTCGTTGGTTGGGGCGCCATCATCAAGCGTCTATTTGACTTCGTCCTTGTCGTCATCACCCTACCACTCTGGGGTCTAATTCTCCTATTAATCAGCCTGCTGCAAAAAATATTCAATCCAGGACCAATTTTTTACCGCTCAAAGCGTCTGAGTCAATTTTCCAAGCCAATTGAGCTATTTAAGTTCCGTAGCATGGGCGCACAATACGGCAAAAAAGATGCCAGTCTAGAGTTTGAGGACATGGGACGACCCGACCTAGCAGATGAGTACCGCAAAAACCACAAAGTCAACAACGACCCGCGCATCACTCGTTTCGGCAAGTTCCTGCGCGACACCTCACTAGATGAATTACCTCAGTTTATAAATGTCCTCCGTGGCGACCTAAGTCTTGTTGGCCCGCGACCAATCCTACCCCAAGAGGTCAAATTCAACCGTACACGTACCGCTCTACTTCACAGCGTCAAATCGGGCGTTACTGGACTATGGCAAGTCTCCGGCCGCTCTGAACTTAGTTTCGAAGAGCGAATCGAACTCGAGCTCTACTACGCCCAAAACTGGAGTTTCTGGCTCGATCTACGCATCCTATTCAAAACAATCGGTGTAGTTCTACGAAAAACTGGCGCAAAATAG
- a CDS encoding glycosyltransferase, which produces MRHPRIAIVCDFLTTMGGAENVVLAMHEAFPEAPIYTAIYNPEKMPAFAKLDVRTSKLQRLPKKLRTYHKLFPTMAVKAMRQLDLSGYDIILTSSYLHGHQVTKSRPDQVIINYCHTPPRYYWSHYKEYRRDPGYGKLNPIIRTLMPLLVPRQRKLDLEAAKQVDVFIANSTETQKRIKKFYGRSSTVVHPPVDVSRFAPARERGNHYVTIGRQLPYKRYDLAVKACTKLGAELHVFGNGPAHDKLVSIAGPTIHFHTDRFGDASDKAVNNALNTAKGFIYPAEEDFGIVSVEALAAGAPVIGYGRAGTLDIITSPEVGELFERQTIDDVVTAIQQTESRRFFPSKLNRTARRFDKSLFLTKIKKIVNDHIS; this is translated from the coding sequence ATGAGACATCCACGTATTGCTATTGTCTGTGATTTTTTGACCACTATGGGCGGGGCGGAAAATGTCGTCCTCGCGATGCACGAAGCCTTTCCCGAGGCGCCAATATATACCGCAATATACAACCCAGAAAAAATGCCTGCATTTGCCAAGCTCGACGTCCGCACAAGTAAGCTCCAGAGACTTCCAAAAAAACTCCGAACTTATCACAAGCTATTTCCGACCATGGCGGTAAAAGCAATGCGCCAGCTTGACCTCTCAGGCTACGACATTATCTTGACCAGCTCATACCTTCATGGCCATCAAGTCACAAAATCTCGCCCTGATCAAGTGATCATAAATTATTGCCACACTCCACCGCGATACTACTGGAGTCATTACAAGGAATATCGTCGCGACCCAGGCTACGGCAAGCTAAACCCGATCATCCGCACTCTCATGCCACTGCTAGTTCCACGTCAGCGCAAACTTGACCTCGAGGCCGCTAAACAGGTCGACGTATTTATCGCCAATTCAACCGAAACCCAAAAGCGTATCAAAAAGTTTTATGGACGCAGTAGTACGGTAGTTCACCCACCAGTTGATGTTTCACGTTTTGCTCCTGCACGCGAGCGTGGCAATCACTACGTAACCATTGGGCGTCAACTACCCTATAAGCGCTACGACCTCGCAGTCAAGGCCTGCACAAAGCTTGGCGCCGAACTCCACGTATTTGGCAACGGACCAGCTCATGACAAGCTGGTCTCGATTGCTGGACCAACTATTCACTTTCACACCGATCGATTTGGCGACGCGTCCGATAAAGCGGTAAATAATGCCCTAAACACAGCAAAAGGTTTTATTTATCCTGCCGAGGAGGATTTTGGGATTGTCAGCGTCGAGGCACTCGCAGCTGGCGCACCAGTTATTGGCTACGGCCGGGCTGGCACACTCGACATCATTACTTCTCCTGAAGTGGGTGAGTTATTCGAACGTCAGACAATCGATGACGTCGTAACTGCCATCCAACAGACTGAGTCCCGCAGGTTCTTTCCGTCGAAACTAAATCGAACTGCACGTCGTTTCGATAAGTCACTATTTCTGACAAAGATTAAAAAAATCGTTAACGATCATATTTCATAA
- a CDS encoding NTP transferase domain-containing protein — translation MITVIIAGGSGTRLWPLSTSAKPKQLLKLVNDYTMVQNTYNRATTFSKEIYVVPDESLVKLLKQQLPVLDDEHIISEPGRRGTANCIIAALAHIAKNHPDHDEPIAFISADHQVRDVEGFGRSFIKAGEASKALKEIALIGIEPTFPATGFGYIERGAETSQESVYEVKSFKEKPDFDTARKYMHAGNYLWNCGYFVGSVNTFLQAMKSSSPALLERYEALMGLDDGTKEYIDTYQSFESDSIDYALIEKAKKLVVTPATFDWMDVGNFKDLHDVNEQDEIGNYICGDKVHTIEVENAYVRNEEEKDIAIIGLDNVVVVNTPDGLLVARKDLAPKVGDIAKKIQS, via the coding sequence ATGATTACCGTGATTATTGCAGGGGGGTCGGGTACACGTTTGTGGCCGCTCTCGACATCAGCCAAACCAAAGCAACTTCTAAAGCTCGTCAACGATTACACGATGGTGCAAAACACCTATAACCGTGCGACGACATTCTCAAAAGAGATCTATGTTGTCCCAGACGAAAGTCTCGTAAAACTACTGAAACAGCAGCTCCCAGTACTTGACGACGAGCATATCATTTCTGAACCTGGTCGACGCGGTACGGCTAACTGTATCATCGCAGCGCTTGCGCACATCGCAAAAAACCACCCAGATCATGATGAGCCTATTGCGTTTATTTCTGCTGATCATCAAGTCCGAGATGTAGAAGGATTTGGGCGCTCATTTATAAAAGCGGGTGAAGCTTCAAAGGCGCTCAAAGAAATTGCCCTCATTGGTATAGAGCCAACATTTCCTGCAACTGGGTTTGGCTATATCGAGCGCGGTGCGGAAACTAGCCAAGAAAGTGTTTACGAAGTAAAGAGCTTTAAGGAAAAGCCAGATTTTGATACGGCACGAAAGTATATGCACGCTGGTAATTACCTCTGGAACTGTGGCTATTTTGTTGGTTCGGTCAATACTTTCCTTCAGGCTATGAAATCTTCGTCTCCAGCTCTTCTCGAGCGTTACGAAGCCCTCATGGGTCTAGACGACGGTACGAAAGAGTATATCGATACATACCAATCATTCGAGAGTGATTCTATCGACTATGCATTGATCGAAAAAGCAAAGAAGCTTGTTGTCACGCCAGCTACGTTTGACTGGATGGATGTCGGTAACTTCAAGGATTTACACGACGTAAATGAGCAAGACGAAATTGGTAACTATATCTGCGGCGACAAAGTTCACACGATTGAAGTCGAAAACGCTTATGTACGAAACGAAGAGGAAAAAGACATCGCGATCATCGGCCTAGACAATGTTGTCGTCGTCAATACACCAGATGGGCTGTTAGTTGCTCGTAAGGACCTGGCTCCAAAAGTTGGTGATATCGCCAAAAAGATTCAGTCTTAG